From the genome of Dermacentor andersoni chromosome 3, qqDerAnde1_hic_scaffold, whole genome shotgun sequence:
ATTCCTGGTAATGAGGCATCTGCTGTATTCAAGTGTCAATTTCCAGGCTCGAGGAGTGGTTTGAAAAGTCTGGCCGAGAAAGAATCAACGATCATGCGAAATATTCTGCTACAACTGATATCACAAACGAAATTTCACAGTGCCACATACGAGGTTTGAACGCATTTGTATTTCTTTCTGTATGCGATGATGCTATATGGAGTATTGGCGCCTGTGAATAATGCGGTCTATTGtataaagaaatgaagaaaaaatgtggCAATGTAATTGCGACGTCGTTTTTGGCATAGACATCGGCAACGTCTTCGATGGTGTTTTCCACGAACCGCCCGATTCTGTAGGCATCGTCTGTTATAGCTACGTGGCAcgtttgtcatcatcatcatcattatcatcatcatcatcatcatcatcatcatcatcctgttttatgtccactgcaggacgaaggcctctacctgcgatttccaattacccctgtcctgcgccaaccgattccaactagcgccagcaaatctcctcatttgatcgctccacctagtcttctgcggtcctcgactgcgtttactttctcttggtacccatgtCTGTGGCTCATAATTATTATATATGCCTCTTTGGGGCCTAGCGCGATGTTTTCAAGCATGACGACGAACAATGGCGCACCAACAAACACCTCCTTGTGAACGATAACGTCAATATTAAGCAGCTAATATCATCCCCGTCCGCTAAAGTATAACTTCTACTCTCACACCCTGTGTTACTTAAAAAAACACTGCTCTAAGTGATCTATTCATTCATAAATTACATTCTTAAGCCTTGCCTGTGACGACTTGGCTACGTGTAAGAGACACTTTAGCGCTGACCATTACTTCTCGCTTGTGGGAGGTAATTGATTGGTAAGCTTTTGATTGATAAGCAAGTGATTGATAAACATTGATTGATAAGCTTCTCAGAAGGCATCCAATTTTTGGGGTGTGCTTCAGAGAAAACTGAAAAAGTGATTTGATCTATATCTTTCTTTCGTACGATATCTAGTACCAGAAAGTTCTGATGATGTGCCACCTGATGTTTTTCCTCATTGTAACGTGTCGCGCGTGTGTGACTCAGCACGTTGGATTTAAAAGTCCAACCTATAGTTTCACCAGAAACTCATTTCATTCAATTCATCACCCAACTCAAAGATCTCTATGAGCAAATCAAATTTTGTAGTAATTGGTTTGCCCTTACCTCAATTTTTGTGTTTTTTGCAAACATTGACCTTTGCCAGAGCAGCATGTTTCAACAATGATTATGAACCCTATGTTATTCTGTATATATATCTGCATCACGGTGCAGTGGACGAGACTCATCAGCACGTTTATTTTTTTCGCCCGAGAATAATTTTGGCCTGTAATAAATACCAAAGACTAAAAGACCGCCTGATAGCTCAGTGAATACAGCATCTAATTCCGAAGTGAACACTGCCCTTAATTGATGTGGGTTCGAATCCTGGTACTAACCGTTATAGGAACAGTTTCATTTTTCTTAGCCTATGAGAATGATGGAGCTGAGGATGACAGGGCAACCTATGGAGGACAAAATAACGTCGATTAGAACAAAAGCCGTCGTCTGCATACCAGATTAAATGGGTAGCATGCAGGACAAGGCTAATCAAGTCTCGAGGAATCAGCTGCTCTTGGAGTAAAATGTGAACGAACGTAGGAAAAACGACAAACTCTTTGCCGATGAGATCAAAGGTGACCACCTACACAGGACACATGCGGTTCTCTCCTATCAGAGGCACAGCGACGACTGTCACTCCATTGGGTTTTCTTATTGTTAACGTTCTTGTTCAAGAATACGTAAGCTAGCCTGGAAGTATTAGGCAGTGGCTCTCGTAACCAAGGCAAATGATGGCCGCCTATTTAGATGCAAATTTATCTTAGCCTGATGGTTAGGACTACGCAGCTGGCCAGTAAATCTTCGTAAGCTCTCCAATATCATCAAAGCCGACGGAACCGATAGCATCGCTATGTGATGAGCAAGTGCATTATCGTAAATGAGGTGGTGAACTTTTATCGCGAATTATGTTAACCTAAAAAAATCTGAATTTTTTTATAGTTCATAAATGTAACACCCCAACAAATGAGCGGGATGGTCGCCCTAATTATTGGTATTTGTTTTAaaatggggttgaagattaatatgcagaacaccAAGACAAtgtcaatagcctggcaagggaagacgaattcaagatcgccagtcagcttctagaCTCTGCACAGGAGTACGTTAATCTACGTTATATACTCATAGGGGACcgtgaccatgagaaggaaatatacagaagaataaaCATGGATTTGAGTCGTTATCGCCTGACTGGGAggttaccactgtcgttgaaaaaaaaagtgtacaaaTAATGCATCCTACTGGTGCTACTGGTGCTACCTGTTCAGAAGCCTTACTAGGAGGTTACCACTGTCGTTTCGAAAACAAGTAAATGACTACCCATAGAGCGCtgcaatgaaaaatgttaggcctaacgttaagagacaggaagaaagcagtgtggatcagagaggaaacggggatagccgatattaaATTCGAAGTTAAAAGAAAATAAGTAACAGTTTCGCTCGAAtttcgaagcatcgattgcgataccacattgtacacagctatacgaagtaaaggtAGCAGATTTGCCGCCCGTATGAACTTGCACACATGCACTTGCTAAGTAAATTAACATGCATAgggtcacgtgcgcacaagctaccatggacacatctcactcgatgaccgcccACTCTCAATGTCAAAACCATCCAGTGAGAAAATGCGGAAGCAgaagcgagtgaattcaccttcgtgctgcctctcgcttcaacgcgaactaagtggcgagaacacagcgtacacgaagctaccagcactcgacGTACCCTGTCTGCATTGCAggtcgctttcaaaatagggcccaAGCGAGCGCGCCATACGAAGCCTTCACCGAAGTATAACATGCCCTTCCCTTCCCCCGGTTGctctgcgcgcgacggaagacggcgcgctcctTCCGCGAGCGCGAGATTGGGCCATCGtcgttggctcaccctcgcacgctttcactcacgcaTTTAGCATGCGGCGCGCGAGTACGATGTTATGGCCCTTGAACTTCATACGGAActtcacggtgacggcgacggtaaaaatgcgtctggagtgtccacataattgacAACGCAATAAAGATGGAGATGGGCAAGTTACGTAAGGCGTAGTGTAGGTAAACGGTGAAGAAATAGATTTGCAGAATCGGTTCCAAagaaagggaagtgcagtcgaggacggtagaaaacTAGGTAGGGTTATGAacttagaaaatttgcaggcgcaagttggaatcagctatcGCAATACAAGGGTAATTGGTGATCGCAaacagaggccttcgtcctgcagtggacataatgaTAGGCTGGCGTTgttgctaatgatgatgattgttttctttttttctgtgtgttaTGTACGTTCCGCGACATATTCCGCGATTATTAACGTATTCTATCAGTGCGACTGTCGAATTATTCGAGCAAAATTTTATTATCCCTTTCTTGAAGTCATTTCTTAAATTAGGCACAAAGATGCGTCTTTGTTAGTGCATGTCCAAGTAAAAAAAATCAGGGGCGCTATGTCTGAGCCATCTTGTGCAATTTAGCGCGTATACATTACAATTTACTGCTTTGAGAGAGCAACATTTGctacgaaatatatatatatatatatatatatatatatatatatatatacaataatgATACCATAATGTATCTCGCTTGAAAACTGCACCTGCTAAAAacaggaaaacaaaagaaagcacgCCATCCAATATACATGGCGCAGAAATTTATAACAACTGAAAGTGCCAGTTTCCTGCGTTCTTTTTATTGGAAACTGGCGACTTCAAATAGCGTTGAGGATGCTACGACAATGTCCGAAGAAATAAAACCAAGTGCGAAAATCAAAACAAATATAATTTTTATATAAGTGACGCATAAGTGCTAAAAAAAGCAAAGTAagctagaatggtacttggaagtTCATTACTGACTCCTCACAAATCTCTCGCAAGCACCAAAGAAATTCTACATGATTTCGTGTGTGAGGTTTTGTGTCTTACCGGGACGATGCTGGCAATGTGAGCGGCCAGGCACAGGTCAGCCAGCGTTACGGAAACTCCCACTGCAAACTTGCTTTCACCGACGAGACGTTCGAGTGTCACGATGACTTCCTCTTCTAAGTGCTGGAGTAGTTCAGCTGTTGGCTTTTTAAGATTTTTAAAGCAGGCGTTCTGCACCTTAGGAGCGGAGAGCAAATAAAGCACCATCACAAAATTCAGCAAAAAGGATACGAAAATATAAGCTATTTTACGAAAATCTAGAGAGCCAGTTGTAATAAAATATAAGCTATTCAATCTGtccggaatcatcatcatcatcatcagcctagttacgctcactgcagggcaaatgcctctcccatacttctccaactaccccggtcatgtactaatggtggccatgttgtccctgcaaacgtcttaatgtcatccgcccacttaactttctgccgacccctactacgcttcccttcccttggaatccagtccgtaacccttaatgaccatcggttaacttccctcctcattacatgtccggcccatgcccatttctttttcttgatttcaactaagatgtcatttacccgcatttgttccctcacccaatctgctcttttcttatcccttaacgttacacctatcattcttctttccatagctcgttgcgtcgtcctcaatttcagcagaacccttttcgtaagcttccaggtttctgccccatacgtgagtactcgtaagacaaagctgttatacatttttctcttgagggatagtggcaacctgctgttcacgatttgagaatgcctgccaaacgcccccagcccattcttattcttctggttatttcagcctcatcatccggatccgtggtcactacctgccctaagtagaggtattccctcaccacttccagtgcctcgctacctaccgtaaactgctgttctctcccgagactgttaaacattactttagttttctgtagattaattttcagacccacccttctgctttgcctctccaggtcagtaagcatgcattgcaattggtctcctgagttactaagcaaggcaatatcatcagcgaaacgcaagttgctaaggtattctccatcaacttttaaccccaattcttcccactctaggtctctgaatacctcctgtaaacatgctgtgaatagcattggagatatcgcatctccctgtctgacgcctttctttattgggattttgttgctttctttgtggaggattacggtggctgtggaaccgctatagatatcttccagtatctttacatatggctcatctacaccctgattccgtagtgccttcatgactgctgaggtttcgactgaatcaaatgctttttcgtaatcaatgaaggctatatataagggttggttatattccgcacatttctctatcacctgattgatagtctgaatatgctctattgttgagtagcctttacggaatcctgcctggtcttttggttgacagaaatctaaggtattcctgattctatttgcgattaccttagtaaatactttgtaggcaacggacagtaagctgatgagtctataatttttcaagtctttggcgtcccctttcttatggataaggattatgtcagcgttcttccaagattccggtacgttcgaggtcatgaggcattgtgtatatagggcggccaatctttctaggacagtgtgcccaccatccttcaacaaatctgctgttacctgatcctccccagcttccttccccctttgcatagctcccaaggcgttctttacctcttccggcgttacttgtgggatttcgagttcctctagcctattctctctcaccttatcgtcgtgggtgttactggtactgtataaatctctataaaacttttcagccacttgaactatctcattcatattagtaacaatattgtcggctttgtctcttaacgcacacatctgattcttgcctattcctagtttcttcttcactgcttttaggcttcctccgttcctgagagcctgttcaattctatccatattatagttccttatgtccgctgtcttacgcttgttgattaacttagaaagttcagccagttctattctagctgtagggttagaggcattcatacattggcgtttcttgatcagatctttcttctcctgcgatagcttactggtttcctgtttaacggcgttactaccgacttctattgcgcactccataagattgtcgttcattgctttaacactatggtcctcttcctgggttaaagccgaatacctgttctgtagcttgatccggaattcctctagtttccctcttaccgctaactcattgattggcttctgatgtaccagtttttttccattccctcctcaagtcaaggctaattcgagttcttaccgtcctatggtcactgcagtgcaccttgccgagcaggtgtacatattgtatgatgccagggttcgcgcagagtatgaagccggtttcatttctagtctcaccattcgggctcctccacgtccactttcggctaacccgcgtgcggaaaaaggtattaattatacgcatattattctgttctgcaaactctactaataactctcccctgctattcctagagcctatgccattcCCCcagtgacttgtctccagcctgcttcttgcctaccctggcattgaagtcgcccatcagtatagtgtattttgttttgactttacccatcgccgattccacgtcttcatagaagctttcgacttcctggtcatcatgactagatgtaggggcgtagacctttacaaccttcattttgtacctcttattaaatttgacaacatgacatgccaccctctcgttaatgctatagaattcctgtatgttaccagctatgttcttattattcaggaatccgactcctagttctcgtctctctgctaagccccggtagcacaggacgtgcccgctttttagcactgtatatgcttcttttggcctcctaacttcactgagccctattatatcccatttactgcactctaattcctccaatagcactgctagactcgcctcactagataacgttctagcgttaaacgttgccaggttcatattccaatggcggcctgtccggagccagggattcttagcaccctctgcagcgtcgcaggtctgaccgccgccgtggtcagttgcttcacagctgctggggactgagggccggggtttgattgttgtgttcatataggaggttgtggtcaagtactgcaccagggtggccaatcccgctctggtgagagagtgcgttaccggttctggtcaccgggatcaggccgcactccaggcctgtttgtgcaattttctccacacacgttttttttttttaatttcccagtggagaattgcgcggcaccgggatttgaatcacggtcctcttgcacgggaggaggcggatactctaccgaccccgcaggagttaaattaaaaattaaattatggggttttacgtgacaaaaccactttatgattatgaggcacgccgtagtggaggactccggaaatttcgaccacctggggttctttaacgtgcaccaaaatctatgtacacgggtgttttcgcattttgcccccatcgaaatgccgccgccgtggccgggatccgatcccgcaacctcgtgctcagcagtctaaaaccatagccactgagtaaccagggcgggtcccgcaggagttgtacgcctcatttaacctacagtggtgccctatttgatcagtcaaggtggaccaatctgagctcgggtataccgcacggatggcactcggcttgagaacctggtatttatgacctgcacatgtgtggccatacataattgaagatatatatcgttcttttttttattttagaaggGTTCCCGTACGGTGATAAAATAACGGAAAACACattaaaaagagagaaaagaaagaaagaaaaagggggaaaaaaaagaacataacaggtgatttgaactcgtgaccattggatgttgcccagaaagatagctcagtcggttggttcgtcaggccccaggttactttcaagtgccatagctcctgctccgagcctcaaaCTTACGTctaaagggactgatgttgtccacGATAGTCGGTTTATTTAGACTTGAgcggaaagcttcgttatcaaacgatagcacggcaatcagcattcgaatacgacgagagaaattattgagacgtggaaaattcccatgaaataaatatggtttgcgagacaaatgcttgtaagtattgaacctcttaaaagatgaggggggaatatgcgctcaccgagagggcatcgtcggcacgagaccaccaccaggttccttactgagacgtggagggctctgcggccggaaacaaagcctcccttctccgccggccaagagggggatacgcgctttccgatcgctcaaggttgcgcggacatagtatatctctagcgtctaggaacagcttaaccaggtgcgggggcggcacgcatagcgtgggaagctagccgccagaataactatctcaagaactgctgctgacgagggcgaaatacctgcGTGTAACtttaataaccctaataggactactttcgaaagaaaaaaaaaggaagcggcccagagggctatactacgagagccatgatatatatatatatattcatctcatctatgggatcgcatgcgcgcgctgttgctttgtctctgcgtgtagtagttaagagagccagtttaagggcggagaagaaggaaggaaaggaaagcaaaattgcagcgccgtggttttaaagcgcacccgtggtagagaaacggaaggcgatataagcgtgcgtggccatgatacgcacacgacaaactgccttaaaacatttagacttgagggaaagcttcgttaagagTTCCGGAATAGTCATAAAATAGCATTTTTTTGTTGCATCTTTCATTCGAAATGCTTTTAATCATTTCATGCCTAGAGTAATGCCCTCTCCAGCGATATCATTCCGCTCAAGGGCTTTGAAAGGATATTAACCTCTtacaatgatgatgacgatgattgtaCAGCTATTAAATCAATACCTTATCCCATCTTTTACTCACCACTATTACTGGTCTGTTAGCACTGCGTGCAATTGTCCGCCTTTCTTAACTACAGTAATGCCAGTAAAGTGCCCCGTGTGTTACCATAGCAGCATCAAGCTTGTGCAGTTATTTTCGCCCACCATAGTCGCATTGCCAAACTCAAGCAAGAGCGTTATTTCTTATGGATGCATTAGTGATTCCATGTGCTCACGTAAAAGGAAGCAATCCTAGGGTACACGTAGCTGCCAATCTTCTCCACGATTTCATCCACACGTGCTCGTCTCCTCAGATCCTTGGGATAAAGTTCCGAGTAAGGAGCGTACTTGTTGAGCAGGTAGTGGCAGATGGCCGAGCTTCAGATTAGCCGAGCAACGGGAAAATAATGAATATATTTCTTAGAAAGCTGGTAACATAAGCCTATTGCGTAAACTGATATGCCCAGcaacaaaacacaaaagaaatgCGTGAATATATTTGGAATACCTTTTAGGTGTGATATGGagaataaaaagatattggaaATACTGTGCCTAACTACTGTGCGGATCTAAAAAACGAGAACCTTATTAGATCTGCGTCAGCTAAGCAGATTGTCCATACACAGGCTGTCTCAGCGAAGATTTTCAAAAATATCAGTATTCTACCAAATGAGCTGGCCTATTCGAAGCGGCGGAAAGCACTTACACAAATAATTGAGACGCAAAATCTACTACATTATggcccacattgcaatttaccaattATAGTCGTAGAGTTCGCCAGGTGGATCCGCTTGGAACGAACtttcaagatgacaccactttcgagatatacATTTCCGACccttgcggagaaatgcactggctttccagttaatttgttaatgaaacgtcgtttcatgcactgaagcacacaagtaactggaactctggtgcatttctccacaaagttcgtCAATTTacgtctcgaaactggtgtcgtcctgagaattcgttccaagtggattcgccttgcgaGGTCAActgctagaatttgcaaattgcaatatgagtCATAAGGTAATTAGCAAAAAGTTAAtgagtgaattcttgttaattcgtcaattttgcatttcaattttttgtgcaagtatagTCCGCCGCTTCGATTAGACCGGCTCATAACCTAGAATTcagctatctgccacaagcaacctttaaaaattattgaaagtgttcgctgaaacaccctgtatattctgAACATTTATTATAGTAAAAAATTGCGCATGACGCGTTCCTTCGGTATCCTAGCGAAGTAAGAATTGTTAATCGACACTGCAATACTGGTTTCGCAGAGTATTTCATACTCTGTTACAGGCATAAGGTTTAACAGGTTATATTCCCCAGTTTTATTCTCAACCCGACATATGTCCGGCACAGAGTTTAGAATGCTAAGATATATCAATGAGCCAGATATTAAGAATGTTTGAAGCGTTCGAACCTTTCCGTGAGAACAAAGTCTTCTTCCACAATTGTCGGCACCAGTCCGAGAGGGTTCAACTACAAAGAAATAGCACGTTCATGCAACCACCGTACACCTATCATTGCACTTCATACTTGCTCGAAGTCAAACATAAACCTTAATTTGAATTGCGATACTCTCGCGATGCTATTAAAGGCCGACTGCAATCATTTGCATAATACTGCAGGGAAAGTTCTATGTTTTCATCCTGAAGATAACATGTAGTGCTTCTCCCAAAGCAATAACGATTAGGCGCGATGGTGTTGTCGAAAGTCATATGTTTCTATGTGAAAACAGTGGCTGCTTTGCTAGTTATGATAAAACAATTACTcaaacgtcgacatacatgggaTTGCTGGCGATTTTCATGAAAAACTAATTCGTCACATTGGCAAAAATACTATTATTTGTCGGTTGTACTtaagggcaagaaaaaaaaaattttaggtCGTCAGTTTTGCAGTTGGGGACATATAACCCCACTCACGGCATGTACCGCATCCATTTATAACCTTCCCTCATTAGAATGTTTTAGACTATGACATAAATAAAAGGCTTATTGTGACAACAAATAAATTtccgataaataaaaaaaaatatgcgttgAGATGCAAAAACTGCGCGAAATGTTTTCATCTCTTTTGCCTATAAGTAACGAAAAAATGACGTCATAAAAATCGCTAAGCCTTTTCCCATAGACTCTGCAGTATAAACGAGTACATAAATCAgataagaaaaacaagaaatagtAACGTGCTCCTTCACCTTTCTGTACTCCTCGGATTGACTCTCGCTTTTGTCGATATTGAG
Proteins encoded in this window:
- the LOC126525309 gene encoding glutathione S-transferase 1-like isoform X2; the encoded protein is MAIELYTFEWSISPTQVQMLARHIGLDIKLHVLNIDKSESQSEEYRKLNPLGLVPTIVEEDFVLTESSAICHYLLNKYAPYSELYPKDLRRRARVDEIVEKIGSYVYPRIASFYVQNACFKNLKKPTAELLQHLEEEVIVTLERLVGESKFAVGVSVTLADLCLAAHIASIVPCYFYRSEKFPRLTTYYETVRAALPYFDEICQPGIDLRNKMWEMAK
- the LOC126525309 gene encoding glutathione S-transferase 1-like isoform X1 gives rise to the protein MAIELYTFEWSISPTQVQMLARHIGLDIKLHVLNIDKSESQSEEYRKLNPLGLVPTIVEEDFVLTESSAICHYLLNKYAPYSELYPKDLRRRARVDEIVEKIGSYVYPRIASFYVQNACFKNLKKPTAELLQHLEEEVIVTLERLVGESKFAVGVSVTLADLCLAAHIASIVPEREVSKADHLLRDCQSGAAVFRRDLPAGNRPSQQNVGNGKVNAWFRNSCLNLLRNDRKIYVCIAAACVQIDLDCSPYWK